In the genome of Pseudomonas fluorescens, the window AAAGCGCGAAAGTAACCAAAGCGCTTTGCCCCTGACGTTCGGTGCCTCGCCAAGGCTCGGCATGCCCTCGCTCCGGTCCTGCTCCGTGGGCCCGCCGCCATCGGCCATCCATGGCCGGCGGCGGCTAACCCGGCATCCATGCCGGGTTGCCCACTGCGCAGAACCTGCGCTCAGCCTCACGAGGGGGCAAGAAGATCAAAAGCCAAAGCGAGGCGGCCGACCGGCCTGATCGCGGGGTTCGTTCGCCTGTGAGCATTGAGTCGGCGGGCAGGTCGTCATTGCGAGCAGGCTCGCTCCCACAGGTACTCAGTACATCCGTAAGATATTGGTCGGCTGGCAGGCCGCCATCGCGAGCAGGCTCGCTCCCACAGAAGAGCAAAAGCAGATCGGCGTACACCCACGCTCTTCACCACTCAACAGGCCGAGCGTTAGCTCGCCTGCAGCTCTTGATCTTGATCCACCCGCCCCCTCGGCAGGCTGAACGGAGGTGTTCATCCGGGGGGTAGGCGCGCAGCGCCGTTCGGCGCAGCCGAACACATCGAGAGGAGGTCGAGCGAAGCCGACCGGAGGCGATGCCCCCGGATGAATGCCGGAGCGAAGGAACCCCGAGCCTTAGCGAGGGGCCGTACGTTCGGGGCGAGCGTTTTTTGGGTTACTTTTTTTAGGCGCTTGTAAAAAAAGTGACTCGCCGTCAGGGCGAAACCATAAGCCGCCGTTACCCAAAAAACGGATATGTACACACCCTACAACCCCAGACGAAACTGCTTAGGCGTAATCCCAAACTGCTTACGAAACGCCCGAATAAAATTACTCGGCTGCCGATACCCCAACCGCTCGGCAATCCGCTCAATCGGCTGATCCCCCGACGTCAACCAATGCCGCGCCAACTCCAGACTGTCACTGCGAGTATGCTGCGCCACCGCAGTCTGCCAGTACCGCAACATGCTCTGATGCAAAAACCCATTGGCCCCCAGCAAAGGCTCATCGAGGCTAGCCGCTGGCAGGCTCAAACACGGATGTGAACCCTCCAGCACCTCGATACCAGCACTACGCAACCACTGCCCGGCAGCCTGTTGCGGCGTCAGGTGGACCGCGACGAACACCTCGGCCGGCGCTCGCCCCAAACGCCGGGCAATGTTACGCACCAACGTCAGGGTCGCCGCATCGAGGCCGAAAAAATGCGGCTGCCGGTCAACACTGCGCAAATGCAAACGAGCCAGCCCGTCACCCTCCTCCAGTTCCGCCACCACGTAGTTGGTCACCCGCGGCAGGAAATCAGTGAAACACGCCAGGCTCGCGCGCAAGGTCGCGGCGGAGTCCAGCAGAATGTTCAACCCCCGCAACGTGGTGGTCGCCATGCCGTTGACCAATTCGCAGCCAAACGCCACCCCCGCGCCCGCACGTTCGCATTCACTCCACAGGCGTTCAACCAGGTGCACGGGCACATGCAGGTCCTGCCCTTCGAGCAACGACAGGCAGATGCCGGCCCGTTGCAACAGTTGGTCCTGACACAGGCCGGACTGCCGGGCATGGCTGAGAATGGTGCGGGTGAAGGCGCTGGAAATAAACAGTTGGCTAGTCATGGCAGGTTACGGCGAGAAGACAGGCGTGTACTTATGCCAGTCTCTGTGCTATCGATCCAATGCATTAAAAGTATCCGCCGAATGCAGGAGACGCATGATGGATCTACGACAACTCCGCCACCTTGTCGCCCTGGCCGATTACCGCAACTTCGGCCGTGCCGCCGAGGCGATCAACCTCAGCCAGCCCGCCTTCAGTCGCAGCATCCAGACCCTGGAGCGCGACCTCGACTGCGCGCTGGTAGAACGCAGCAGCCGCGAATTCCGCCTGACTGGCCAGGGTGAACTGGTGCTGCAACATGCCCGGCGCCTGCTCGCCGGCAGCCAGGCCCTGCACAACGAACTGACGCAATACAACGGCCTGACCGGTGGCGAGTTGCACTTCGGTTGCGGCCCGTACCCGGCCCAGGTGCTGGTGCCCGAGGCGCTGGCGGAGTTCATCCAGGCTCATCCGGCGATCCGCATCAGTTTCCACCAGGGTGACTGGGAGCAACTGGCGGTCTGGCTTCGCGAACAGCAGATCGAATTCCTCGTGGCCGACGCGCGGTACTTCACCGGCGACCCGCAATATCAGGTGCAACTGCTGCGCCCTCGACGTGGGCGGTTCTTTTGCCGTATCGGTCATCCCTTGGTGCAGCAGCAGAACCTGTCCCTGCGCGCCCTGCTCGACTACGCGGTGGTCGGCACGCGAATACCGCCGATGATCCGCAAGATCCTCGCCGACGTACAGGGCGAAGCGGACTTCAACCCGAGCGTGGAATGCGCGCAATTCGATGCGATCCGCCGCGTGGTGATGCGCTCCGACGCGGTGGGCATCGCCACCGTGGAGGCCTTGGCCGAACTGGTCGACCAGGGTCTGATCCGGCTGCTGGAATTTACCGACGTGCCCAAGGAAGACCCCGGCCTGCTGTTGCACTACGGCATCGTCAGCCGTGCCGGCCATTCCCTGACACCGGCCGCGCTGGCGATGGTCGATGCAGTGCTGACGGTTGACCGGCGCTTGCTGGCGTCGAATTAGTCGAGCAACCAATGCCCCCTGTGGGAGCGAGCTTGCTCGCGATGGGGCCGTGTCAGTCGACATCGTTTTGAATGACACACCGCTATCGCGAGCAAGCTCGCTCCCACAGGGTTTGGCGTTGCTGTCTCCACATCACGCACGCCGCGCCAGCCCCTGCAACGCCCGGGGCTC includes:
- a CDS encoding helix-turn-helix domain-containing protein, translating into MTSQLFISSAFTRTILSHARQSGLCQDQLLQRAGICLSLLEGQDLHVPVHLVERLWSECERAGAGVAFGCELVNGMATTTLRGLNILLDSAATLRASLACFTDFLPRVTNYVVAELEEGDGLARLHLRSVDRQPHFFGLDAATLTLVRNIARRLGRAPAEVFVAVHLTPQQAAGQWLRSAGIEVLEGSHPCLSLPAASLDEPLLGANGFLHQSMLRYWQTAVAQHTRSDSLELARHWLTSGDQPIERIAERLGYRQPSNFIRAFRKQFGITPKQFRLGL
- a CDS encoding LysR family transcriptional regulator produces the protein MMDLRQLRHLVALADYRNFGRAAEAINLSQPAFSRSIQTLERDLDCALVERSSREFRLTGQGELVLQHARRLLAGSQALHNELTQYNGLTGGELHFGCGPYPAQVLVPEALAEFIQAHPAIRISFHQGDWEQLAVWLREQQIEFLVADARYFTGDPQYQVQLLRPRRGRFFCRIGHPLVQQQNLSLRALLDYAVVGTRIPPMIRKILADVQGEADFNPSVECAQFDAIRRVVMRSDAVGIATVEALAELVDQGLIRLLEFTDVPKEDPGLLLHYGIVSRAGHSLTPAALAMVDAVLTVDRRLLASN